The proteins below come from a single Triticum aestivum cultivar Chinese Spring chromosome 5D, IWGSC CS RefSeq v2.1, whole genome shotgun sequence genomic window:
- the LOC123125370 gene encoding atherin: MMHFTRKKIRPASRTTLSPRCHLHLQPTATSCPAPPHRVPAAAAARSAPPPTAPRHLTAPRPCPPPLPPAPPRPAPPNAATSNPAPPRAAPLLHLFPRHLPPPSLFRPHPYSPQAQPWWSTRGHERARVASVDEANHRLATNMQRRLIGRATDIHIRPLNEEKAIQAATDLLGELFIFLVACAAIIFEVHRSGKSEARKEEARNKALEEIKEKMEELKREKQMMKLRVAEVERVTGAGGGWPWVLPRAFTSSAAQAEPEPEPAAQQPTAA; the protein is encoded by the exons ATGATGCATTTTACTCGAAAAAAAATTAGGCCAGCCTCCCGCACCACCCTATCTCCTCGATGCCATCTCCACCTCCAGCCCACCGCCACCTCCTGCCCCGCCCCACCTCACCGTGTGCCGGCGGCCGCAGCCGCGCGCAGCGCGCCGCCACCTACTGCCCCGCGCCACCTCACCGCGCCCCGCCCGTGCCCGCCGCCGCTACCTCCTGCCCCGCCCCGCCCTGCGCCCCCTAACGCCGCCACCTCCAACCccgccccgccgcgcgccgcccctctTCTCCATCTTTTCCCTCGccatctccctcctccctccctgtTCCGCCCCCACCCCTACTCCCCGCAGGCTCAACCATGGTGGTCAACACGGGGACATGAGCGTGCACGGGTGGCGTCCGTGGACGAG GCAAACCATCGTTTAGCAACAAACATGCAGAGGCGGCTTATTGGACGTGCAACTGACATTCACATTAGGCCCCTGAATGAAGAGAAAGCTATTCAAGCTGCTACAGATCTTCTTGGTGAACTGTTCATTTTCTTG GTTGCTTGTGCTGCAATAATCTTTGAGGTTCATAGAAGTGGCAAGTCAGAAGCCAGAAAAGAAGAGGCCCGTAATAAGGCACTGGAG gaaataaaggagaagatggagGAGCTCAAGAGGGAAAAGCAGATGATGAAGCTGAGAGTGGCCGAGGTGGAGCGGGTAACCGGGGCAGGGGGAGGGTGGCCGTGGGTTCTTCCAAGGGCCTTCACTTCCAGCGCTGCCCAGGCAGAGCCAGAGCCAGAGCCAGCAGCTCAGCAGCCCACGGCTGCTTAG